TGGTGGTCAACCGTTCCCAGCCTCGGCTGGACCGCCTGCGCAGCCTGGTGGAGCGGCTGCAGACCGACATCCAGTTCGAATACATTTGCAACCAGGATCCCCGGCGCAACGACGAGATCATGGCGGCCCTGCCCGACGGCTCGGTGGTGATCAACGCCACGGGCATGGGCAAGGACCGCCCCGGCTCGCCCATCACCGATGCCGGCCGCTTCCCCTTTCGAGGCGTCGCCTGGGAGCTGAACTATCGGGGCGAGCTGAACTTCCTGCACCAGGCCCTGGCCCAGCAGAAGGCCCGCCAGCTCACCGTGGAGGACGGCTGGCTCTACTTTCTCCACGGCTGGAGCCTGGTCATCGGCCACGTGCTCCATCGGGAGATCGATCCGGCAACCTTCGACCGCCTGGCCGCCATCGCCGGGGCGGTGGCCCCACGGACGGGCCTGGGGGCCAGAACGGAGCGTTCCTGACCCTGCAGGGACGCCCCTCTCCAAACCAGTGAGGAACGAGCCATGCAACCCATTCCATTGCGTACCACCGTGATCGGCAGTTATCCCTTCCCCGCCTGGCTGGAATTCGCCAGCCAGCACCTCTCGGCCTTCGGCCCGGCCGACGTGGCCGAAATGGTCGACGACGCCGTCGTGGCCGCCATCCACGACCAGGTCCAGGCCGGGCTGGACGTCATCACCGACGGCGAGCAGACCCGGCTGGACTTCAACCTCTCCTTCTACGGCTATTTGGATGGGATCGAGCAGGAACAGCAGCCGGCCCGTCGCTTTGGCCCGCCTGCCCACGACCAGCGGGGCAAGCACCGCATCGTGGGCGAGCTGCGGGCACCCAGGGGCCTGGGCGTAGTGGAGGAATTCCAGCGCCTGCAGCGCCTGGCGCCATCGGGGCCCACCCTCAAGGCCAGCGTCCCCGGCCCGTACACCCTCAGCGGCCGCCTCATCCCCAACGAGCGCTACCCGGACCGCTATGCGATCACCGAGGCGCTGCTGCCCATCGTGCGTCGCGAGCTGGAAGCCCTGGTGGAGGCCGGCTGCCAGGAAATCTGCGTGGACGAGCCGTCCATGAGCTGTTACGCCTACCGGGAGGATCCGGAGCGTTTCGTGGACATCTTCAACCGCACGGTGGCGCCGGTGGTGGGGCGCTGTCGCCTCTCCACCCACCTCTGCTTCGGCAACTACAAGGGCCGGGCCGTGGGGCCCCGCCGCTACGCCCCCATGTTCCCCGCCTTCCTGAAGATGGCGGTGGATGAAATCCACGTGGAGATGGCCAGCCGGGAATTCGCCGAGATCGAGCTCATCGGCCAAATTGCCGCCGAGCGGGATGTGGCCGTGGGGATTGTGGACGTCAAGAGCTACTACATCGAGACACCCGAGGACGTGGCCGAGCGGGTTCGCCTTTGCCTGCGCCATGCCCCGCCGGAGCGGCTGGCCTTTGCGCCGGACTGCGGCCTGAGCCAGACCGCGCGCTGGGCGGCCCGGCTGAAGCTCCAGAACCTGGTGGCCGGCGTCCATCAAGTTCGCCAGGAGTTAGGAGTGTGACTTCCATGTTTGTCACCGTGGGCAACATCACCCTGGATCTCTTCATCTCCGGCCTGGAAAAGGTGCCTGCCTTCGGCGGCGACGAATTCACGGCAGACAATCTGACCTTTTGCGACGAGCCCCTCACCATGGTGCTGGGTGGCAACGGCGCCATCAGCGCCTATGTGCTGGCCCGGCTGGGGGCCCTGGCCACCCCCTGTGGCGCCATCGGCCAGGACCAGGCCGGGGACATTGTGGCCGCCTGGCTGACCGCGGCCGGGGTGGACATGGAGGGGCTCCGGCGGACCGACGAGGTCGCCACGGCCACCACCACCGTCATCACCGACCGGGCCCTGAACCGGGTTGCCTTTCACCATCCCGGCGCCTCCCACTGGTACGCGCCGGAGGCGCTCCCCATGCGTCTGGTGGCCCAGGCCGATGTGCTGCTGGTTTCCAGTTATCCCCTGCTGCCTCGCTGGCGGCCGGATGGCTTCGCCCAGATTTTGCGCCAGGCCCGGCGCACGGGCACCATCACCGCGCTGGACATCGGGCCTGCCATCGGCCAGGCCGCACAACTGGAGGAGCTGCGCCCGCTGCTGCCCCACGTGAACTACCTGCTCTGCAATGGCCACGAGCTGGCCGTCTGTACCGGCGCCAAAACCCTGAAGGAGGGAGTGATGGCCCTGCTGGAGGCCGGGGCCCAGCACGTGGTGGTGAAGCGGGGCGCCCAGGGCGCGGTGTTGGTGGATCGCAGCGGCTCCCATCTGGTTTCCCCGGGCTTTGCCGTGGAGGCCCGGTTCACCGTGGGCGCAGGGGATGCCTTCAACGCCGGCCTGCTCTACGGCGTCGACAAGGGGTGGACCCCGGCCCGCGCCCTGCGCTTTGCCAACGCCGTGGCAGCCCTGGTGGTGGCCGGTGCCCGGGGCGCCCTGGGCGCGCCGTCCTTGCTCCAGGTGGAGAGCTTCCTGGCCAGACACGCCCAGGGCAGCGATAGGTGACACCAGCAGGGGGCGGACGTGGCTACAAATTCGCGAACACCAGTCGTCACCCCCGCCCCCACCCGCCGCCTACCACCGACTCCCGACTCCTGTCTACCGTCTACCGTCTACCGTCTACCGTCTACTGCCTACCGTCTACTGCCTACCGTCTACCGACTACCATCTACCCCCTACCCTTCCAACCCATTCAACCCAGGAGGAACACAATGAGCTGGCAATTTGAAGTGCTGGCCGAACCCATGGGCCTCACCGAGGGGCCGGCTTGGGACGGCAGCGGCCTGCTGTTCACCAACATCCCCAACAGCCGCATCATGCGCTACGACGGCGAGACCGGCCAGATCTCGGTCTTCCGCACGGGAACGAACCAGGCCAATGGCCTGATGTTCGACCGGGATGGCCGCCTCTATGCCTGCGAAGGCGGGGGCCGCCGTATCGTGCGCTACGAACCGGATGGCGGCACCACCGTCATCTGCGACAACTACCAGGGAAAGCGGCTCAACAGCCCCAACGACCTGGCCATCGACAACCAGGGGCGCATCTGGTTCACCGATCCCCGTTACGGCGACTACCGCGACGACATGGAACTGGACCATGAGTCGGTCTACCGGCTGGATCCCCAGCCCGACGGCACCTGGTCCATCACCCGCATGACCTACGACACCACCGCGCCCAACGGCATCCTCCTCTCGCCGGACAACCGCACCCTCTATGTGGCCCAGAGCAAATACGGCGAGGGTGAAAAGCGAGAACTCCGGGCCTATCCCATCCGCGAAGACGGGACCCTGGGGCCATATGAGGTGTTGCACAACTTCTACCCCCACCGGGGCATCGACGGCATGTGCCTGGATACCGAGGGCAACATCATCGCCACCGCCGGCTGGGAGCTGAGCGGCCCCGGCGGCATGATCTACGTCTTCGCGCCCAACGGCCGGGTGTTGGAAACCCACCCGCTGCCCTGCAACCGGCCCACCAATTGCACCTTCGGCGACGCAGATCTGCGCACCCTCTACGTCACCTCCATCGAGGGCCATCTGATCCGGGCCCGCACCCCGCGCCAGGGGCTGTTGCTCTATCCGCCCCTCGCCAGGTAGCCGTCGGGAGGCGCAGGCTATGACCTCAACGAACCATCCACCGGTCCGCCGCTGGGCGCCCCTGGAGCTCACCGTGGACGCCGGCGTGGCCCTGGAAAATCCGCTGCAGGCGGGGCGGCTGGAGGCAACCTTCACCGGACCCTCGGGCCAGATCCGCCGGATCGATGGCTTCTGGGATGGCGGCACCACGTGGCGGGTGCGCTTTGCCCCGGACGAAGAAGGGCGCTGGCACTACCGCCTCCAGTGGCAGGGCCGCCCGGATGTGGCCTTCACGCCGGACCAGGGCCACTTCGACTGTGTGGCGCCCGCGGGCCAGGGCCTCTTCCAGCGCCACGGCCCGGTGCGCCTGGCCGCGCACAAGCGCCACCTGGAGCACGCGGACGGCACGCCCTTCTTCTGGCTGGCAGATACAGCCTGGAACGGGCCCCTGCGGGCCACCGACGACGAGTGGGCCTACTATCTCCAGGTGCGCACCCGCCAGCGTTTCACCGCGGTCCAGTGGGTTGCGACCCAGTGGCGGGCTGCGCCGGACGGGGACAGGGATGGCCGCCTGGCCTTCACCGGCCGGGAGCGCATCGCCGTCAATCCTGAGTTCTTCCAGCGGCTGGATCGCCGGGTGGCGGCCATGGCCCAGGCCGGCCTGTTGAGCGTGCCCGTGCTGCTCTGGGCCGTGGGGGGCGGTACCAATCCCGAGGTGGATCCCGGCTACGGCCTGCCGGAAGATCAGGCCATCCTGCTGGCGCGCTACATGGTGGCCCGCTGGGGCGCGTGGCCGGTGGTCTGGATTCTGGCAGGCGACGGCAAGTACTTCGGCGACTACGCGGCCCGCTGGCGGCGCATCGGCCGCGCCGTCTTCGGCGACGGACCCCGCGCGCCCGTGGCCATGCACTGTGGCGGCCAGCAGTGGCCCGCCGATGAGCTGCGGGGCGAGCCGTGGCTGGACATCCTGGGCTACCAGAGCGGCCACGGCGACAGCGCCGAGACCTGGCGGTGGCTGGTGGAAGGCCCGCCTGCCCGGGAATGGGGCAGGGAGCCCCGCCTCTTCCAGTTGAACCTGGAGCCGGCCTACGAGAATCATGTGGCCTACCACTCCGGGCAGCCCCACTCCGCCCAGTCGGTGCGCCAGGCCATCTACTGGAGCCTGCTCAACGCCCCCACGGCCGGCGTCAGCTACGGCGGCCACGGCGTCTGGGGGTGGGATGACGGCAGCGGCCCGCCGGTGGATCATCCCCGCTCGGGCACGCCCCTGCCCTGGCGGGAGGCGCTGGAGATGCCCGCCGCAACTCAGATGGCCCACCTGGCCGATTGCTTTACCGGCCTGGCGTGGACGGCGCTCCGGCCCCGGCCCGACCTGCTGGTGGAACAACCGGGGCGGGAAGATGTGACCCGTACCGTCCTGGTCTCCGCTTCGGATGCTGGGGACCTGGTGGTGGCGTACACGCCCCAGCCGGTTACGCTGCGACTGCGTACCGCGGAGCTGGCAGCCGGCCTCGCGGGCACCTGGTGGGATCCGCGTACGGGCACGCAGCATCCCCTGGATTTCCTGCCCGCCGGGGAGGAGGTCGCCTTGACCACACCCGGTGCGGGCGACTGGTTGTTGATCCTGCAACCACGGGAGTGAAAGGAGTCTCCATGCCCACTCCATTCCGCATCGGCATTTCCGCCGACTTCAAGACAGCGGCGCCCGGCCGACTGGAGCCGGCGCTGCGCACCCTCATCGAGCCCCTGCCCCACGTGAGCTACGGTGAATTCGCCCCAACCGGCCAGGATGACGCGGGTCCGTACGTCACCCCCGCGGACATCGCCGACTTCGACGCGGTCCTGGTCCTGGGGCCGCGCTTCACTGCAGCCTCCTTTTCAGGCCAGGATCGGCTGGCGGTCATCGCCCGCTGGGGCGTCGGCTACGACATGATCGACGTGGCCGCGTGCACAGCCAACGACGTGCTCCTGGCCATCACCGTGGACGCGGTGCGCCGGCCGGTGGCCGAAGCCATCCTGACCCTGATGTTGGCCCTGGCCAAACAGTTGCCGGCCAAGGACCGCCTGGTGCGCACCGGCCGTTGGGATCTCCGGGGTGAGTTGCCGGCCCTGGGCCTGCGGGACAAGACCGTGGGGTCCGTGGGGCTGGGCAACATCGGCGCGGAGATGTTCCGGCTGCTGGCGCCCTTTGGCCTGGGCCGTCGTCTGGCCGCGGACCCCTACGCCCGTCCCGAGGTGGTCGCCGAACTGGGGGTGGAACTGGTGGACCTGGAGACCCTGTTCCAGGAATCGGACTTTATCGCGGTGAACTGCCCCCTCACTCCGGAGACCCGGGGGCTGGTCAACGCCCGCCTCCTCTCCCGAATGAAGCCCACTGCCTACCTGATCAACACGGCCCGGGGACCCATTGTCAACCAGGATGACCTGGTGGCCGCGCTGGAGGCCGGCCAGATTGCCGGCGCAGGCCTGGATGTCTTCGACCCGGAGCCGCTGCCGGTGGACCATCCCCTCACCCGCATGGAGAACGTGATCCTTTCGCCCCACTCCCTGGCCTGGACCGACGAGCTCTACCGGGACAACAGCCTGGGCGCCTGTGAGAACATTCTCCAGGTTTTCCAGGGGCAGCTCCCCCGGTACACGGTCAACCGGGAGGTGGTGCAACGGCCGGGTTTCCAGGCCAAGCTCCAGGTCCTGAAGGCGGCCTGGCAGGCTGCGGTTGGCTGATGGCTTGCTACAACGACTTACCACATCCATATCTACCAGGGGAATCAATCGATGCAGATCACAGATATCATCCTCTTTCAAGTCTCGGGGCGCTACACCGGCCCCACCTTCCCGCCCGGTGACCGCCAGGCCCAGCAACTGGACATCTACCCGGAGTTCAACCAGCGTCCTGCCGCCGAACCCGGGGACACCCTCAGTGCCATCTACGTGGAAGTGCAGACCGACCAGGGGATCTCCGGCCTGTGGGGCCCCATTCAGGAGCATCAGGCCTACCACATCCACCGCTCCCTTCGCCCCTTTCTCATGGGCCGGGACCCTCTGGCCACGGAGCTCCTCTACGACCAGATGATTCGCCTGGACCGCCACGGTCGCTCTGGCCTCTTCATGACCGCGGTGAGCGCGGTGGACAACGCCCTGTGGGACCTCAAGGGGAAGGCGTGGGGTCAGCCAGTCTACCGCCTGCTGGGCGGCCCTACCCGGCCGGCGGTGCCCGCCTATGCCAGCATGTTGGGCTTTTCCGTGGAGCCGGAGCAGGCCGCGGCCACAGCCCGGGAATACAAGGCCAAAGGGTTCACGGCCCAGAAGTGGTTTTTCCGCTACGGGCCCGGCGACGGCGAGGCGGGCAAAGCCCGCAATCTGGCCATGGCCCAGGCGGTGCGGGACGCAGTGGGGCCGGCGTACACCCTCATGTTTGACGCGTTCATGGGTTGGACGGTGAGCTACGCGGTGGAGATGGTGCGGGCCCTGGAGCCCATTCGCCCTTTCTGGATGGAAGAGCCCATCCCGCCTGAACGGGTGGGCGGGCTGCGCAAGATCCGCCAGGCGGCCCGGGTGCCCATTGCCACGGGTGAGCACGTCTACACCCGCTGGCAGACCAAGGAGCTGCTGGTCAACCAGGCGGTGGATGTGCTGCAGAACGACCCCGACTGGACCGGCGGCATCACCGAGCTGGTGAAGGTGTGTGCCCTGGCCTCCGCCTTCGAGACGCCTGTGGTGGCCCACGGCCATTCGCTGCTGGCGGCCCTCCATGTGGCCGGTGCCCAATCGCCCGCGGCGGTGCCCTTCGTGGAATACCTGATCCGGGCGCAGGAATCCAAGCAGTTCTTTCACAAGCCCATCTACCGACCCCAGGATGGCGTGGTGGCACTGCCGGAGCTGCCCGGCCTGGGGCTGGTGCTGGATGAGGAGAAGGTGGAAGAGCGAACGCCTCTTTCTTGGGGGTGAGCGCCTTTCTTGGCTCAGAATTTATTGTTGACCAGGCCAATAGCTGGCAGGCCCCGTTATCTTTTCCGGCCGACCGTTGTCAAAATCCCCACAATGACAAGGGCGGCAATCACATGCATCAGCTCTAGAGTGATTATGGCATCCCAGGTGATGGGCAGACTGAAGGGTGTAATAAACGAGAGACGGATTACACAGACAGCGCCGCATGGGGCGAGTGCGCATCCTCAGATGCGCACTCCTCGAAAGGATCACCACCGCCACGCGGAGTCGGCATCTGAGGATGCCGACCCAGCCGCTGCGCAGCCGTTGCCGTCCCTGCACCTGTCCGGATTGGGTGCAACACGTGCGTAGGGCGGGTCTCTGGCCCGCCGTGGGTGGCTGGTTCGACCGCGACAGCGGGCGGGCACGGAGGCCCGCCCCGACGGGGACGGGCGCCTTTCCGGGCACCACCGTGCGGCCGGAGACCGCACCTACGACAGGAGCCGCCATCCGCGCCGATCGGACGCCACGGATATGGGGGGCGGCGTGAAATCGATGGGGCGGGTCTGCAAAGATAGTGGTTGACCTTTGCCTCAAGCCAGGAACAGCCATGACGTAAGGCATCCTGCTCAATCTGCAGGAAAGCACACAGCCCCAGCCCGGTATGATTCATTCGGATGGCATAACCCAGGGGAACCGGGCGCTTCGTCCTTGCGCCCGGCTGTGGCAGGGGAGATGTTGGGGAAAGTCAGACCACGTGGATGCCGTCACCTTCGACCACTTCCCCGATTTCCCAGCAGTCCTGCTCCTGTTCCTGGCAGGCGGCCCGGAAGGTGTCTACCTGACCCTCGGGGACGGCCAGCAGCAGGCCGCCGCTGGTTTCCGCCTCCCACAGGAGGGTTCGCTGGGCAGGGGTGACGCTTTCGGCGAAGCGGACCTGATTCGCAAAGGCCTCCGGGTTGCGGCTGCTGGCCCGGGTCAGGTAGCCGGCCCGAATGTAGTCCCACACGCCAGGCAGGTGGGGCACGTCGGCGGCCCGGATGCGCAGGCCAATCGGGCCGGCGGGACCACCTGCAGCCACCATCTCGCTGGCGTGGCCCAGCAAGCCAAAGCCGGTGACGTCGGTGGCGCAGCGGACGCCCGCGGCCCGGGCCGCCCGAGCCGCAGCCCGATTCAGGCGCAACATGGACTGAATGGCCGCATCCAGGTGGCGCACATCCAGGTCGGGCTTGCCCTGGGCCCGACGGGCCAGCCGTTGCGCGCGACCTTCGCCGGGGCCGGTTAATTTGGCCGCGGTGGTGATGATGCCCGTGCCCAGGGGCTTGGTGAGGAAAAGCCGGTCGCCGGGGCGGGCTCCGCCCTTGCGAAAGACCTGCTCTGGATGGACCAGGCCGGTGACGCTGAGGCCGTAGAAGGGCTCCGGGTTGGTCACCGTGTGCCCCCCGGCGATGGCCGCGCCCGCCTCCCGCACCTTGGCGGCACCGCCGGCAAAGATCTGGGCCACCGTTTCCGGGCTCAGCGCCTCGGGAAAGCCGGCGATATTCAGGCAAAAGATCACCTCGCCGCCCATGGCATAGACGTCGCTCATGGCGTTGGCCGCGGCGATGGCCCCGTAGGTCCAGGGATCATCCACGATGGGCGTGAAGAAATCCGTGGTCTTGATCAGGGCCCGTTCCGCGTCCAGCCGATAGACGGCGGCGTCATCCGGTTCGCCCAGGCCGACCAGGATCTCGGGATATTCAGTTGCCGGGAAGAACCCGGCCAGTTGTCGCACGACCTGCGACAGCGTCTCCGGTGGGAGCTTGGATGCTCAACCGGCGCACGCCACCATCGCGGTCAGGTAAGGTCGTTCCTTGTCCATGGCCTGTTCGTCTTGAAAGCGGGTTTCTCTTTGGGCTCTCTGGGCACGTCTGAATATGCCGTGATGCCTATTGTACACGGAAGGGGCATCCCCGCCAAGTGGCAGGCGGCCAGGGGGGCATTCCAGTTTGGGGGCAGGATTCGGCCCCTGGGGCTTTGGGCAGGCCTTTATCTCGTCGGACAGGGCGGTCTCGTCGGACAGAGCGGCGTCCAAGGGCGCGCCTCTGGGCCGCTGTCCCGACCGGCGCCTGGTGCAGGTCGATCCGGTAGGGGCGGGGCTTGCCCTGTTCCCACCGATTGGGAGATCCAGAAGGTGTCGCGCCGTCGTTCTTATGCATGGTGATGATGCCTGCGCCGTGGCACGCTCTCCCCGGGGTAGCCGGAATCGCAAATTTGAGCCTGGCTGTGATACCCTTTGCAGTACCGCTATGGATCCACGATACAGATACTGCAAAGACCCAGAAAGGCTCCCAGTATGACTGGCAATGGCAGCAAATATGTGGTGGTGACCGGCGTCTCCAGTGGGATCGGCCGGGCAACCCTGGCCGAGCTGGCCGCCCACGGCTATCACGTGTTTGGCAGCGTCCGGACCCAGGAAGTGGCAGATCGGCTCTCCCAGGAGTATGGCGCCGCGTTCACGCCCCTCTTGTTCGACGTGACCGACGAAGACGCGGTGGACGCGGCCGCCGAGCAGGTGGCCGAGGTGGTGGGCGATCGGGGGCTGGTTGGCCTGGTCAACAACGCGGGCATCGCGGTCGGCGGGCCACTCCTGTATCTGCCGATTGAGGAGATGCGTCGGCAGTTCGAGGTCAACCTGTTCGGCGTGATGAACGTGATCCAGGCTTTCGCCCCCCTGTTGGGCGCGGAGGCGGAAGCGCCCCACCCACCGGGCCGCATCATCAACCTGAGTTCGGCCAGCGGCCACACGGCCTATCCCTTCCTGGGGCCCTATGCCGCTTCCAAGTTCGCCCTGGAGGGCTTTTCCGACAGCCTGCGGCGGGAACTGCAGCTCTTCGGCATCGACGTCATCGTGATCATTCCCGGCGCGGTGCGTACGCCCATCTGGGACAAGGCCCTGGCCCTGGCAGAGGAGGACGACTACAGCGACACCGAGTACGCCGAGATCGTCCCCAAGGTACGGGAGACCCTGGCGCGCCTGGAGCAGGAGGGTATGCCGCCGGAACGGGTGAGCCGCACCATCCGCCAGGCCTTGGAGAGCCCCAGGCCCAAGACCCGCTACGTGGTGGCCAACAACTGGCTGTTGGGCTGGATTTTGCCCCGCTGGCTGCCTGATCGCTGGCTGGATCGCCTGGTGGCCCGCCAGTGGGGGTTGGGCCGCGCCTGAAGCCACCCCACGAGGACCAGGCGGTACGCATTCACCCCAGACTGGATCAGGGACCTGAGCCGCAGGGACAGACTCCCCTGCAAAAAGGGCATTTTTGAACGCAAAGGCGTCAAGAAGCGCAGGAGAGAAGCACCCGAATCAGCGTTCATCGGCGTGGGTCAGCGTCCGAATTTCAGCAGTTCACGATTTCGACGCGGAGTCGGCATCCTCAGATGCCGACCCAGGCGGAACAGCGCCGCATCTGAGGATGCTCACTCCACAAATGGGCAACAATCGTGAAGTACTGAATTTGACCTTTTTGCAGTAGAGTCAGTTTGCAGTAGAGCCAGGGACAGGAACGAGAACACGAAAGGGAAAAAGAGATGCAAGCGCTGTGTTCATCTGTGAAATGTATGGTTTCTGCAGTGGGCTCCCGGATCTCTACGCTGAGGGGTGGCTTCATTTTGGCGCTGGTTTCCGGGTTGGTGCTCCTCGCCCTGGCTGCCTGTAACCCGGGTGGCGGTGCCAGCGTGCTTCCGGCAGCGCCCGCCCAGACCCCGGCTGACGGGGCCGCTCCGGCCACTGCCACCCCGGCGTCCAACCCGGCTGATCCTGCGCCGACGCCCACGGCAACGGCTGCACCCACCGAGTCCGCCCCCGAGCCCACCCCGGAGGCCAGGTTGCGGACCTTCCGGCTGGCGCCCGGGCAAAGCGAAGCCCGCTTCATCGTCGACGAGGTGTTGCTGGGGCGCCCCAACACCGTGGTGGGCAGCACCGACCAGGTGACCGGCACCATCCAGGTGGATCTGAACGACTTCCGCCAGACCCAGGTCAGCCCCATCCAGGTGGATGCCCGCTCCCTGGCCACGGACAACCGGTTCCGCAACCGTTCCATCCAGCGGCAGATCCTCCAGTCCCAGCGGGATGAATATCGCTACATCGTCTTCACCCCCACGGCCATCGAGGGGCTGCCGGAGACGGTGAACCTGGGTGAGCCCTTCACCTTCCAGATCGTCGGCGACCTGACCATTCGAGATATCACCAGCCCGGTCACCTTCGAAGTCACGGTGACGCCCGTCTCCGAAACCGAGTTGACCGGCCTGGCCCGCACCACGGTCACCCGTTCCATGTTCGACCTGCGCATCCCCAACGTGCCCGGTGTGGCCGACGTCTCGGAAGATGTGCAGTTGGAGCTGGAATTTGTGGCGGTGGCCGAAGAAGGGACCGGCGGCTAGCCGTTGACCCTTTCTCCACCGCTCCCCACCGACTGTTGCCAAACGCCTGGCCTCTGGCCGGGCGTTTTTGTTGCAGCGGCATGCACCCGGCCGAAACGGCGATTTGTGGGCGCCGATGCAATCTGGTATCATCCGTGCATATGTCAAACGCAACCATGCAGGCTCTGGCCCGGAAGGGGCCAGCAACCTTGCTCTTCCGAACCGGGTCTTCCCGGCACCGTGTGGGAAGTAACACGGGCAGGTCCACGGCCATCTCTGCCTTTTGCCCTGGCCAGGTGGTGAACGGCCAGTCGGTGAACAGCCGTGCTGGCAAAGGGGCTGACGTGGACCGGGCCGGGGGTAGCAGCCAGGGGGATGGCGCCCGGAAGGGCAACCTCATCCCGGCTGATCTCTGTTAGGCCGCCGGTAGCCATGTCTTCGTTGCATCCATCTCAACTGATCCCAGATCCCATCCAACCTCAAGCCCAGGGCCATGCACCCCAGACAGAGATGCGGCTGCTGCTGATCTGTCACGCCGAGGGGATGCATGATCGTTACGCCAACTTTGCCGGCGAAGAGAGCGGCCTGACTGCCCGGGGATGGGAACAGGCCGACATCCTGGCCGGCTGGCTGCAGAATTACTGCACCATCGACACCCTGGTCAGCGACAGCCTCCTCCACAGCCGTCTCACGGCCCAGCGCATTGGCCAGGCCCTGGGATTGCCCGTGGCGGTCAACCGGGAGCTCCCCCTGTGTCCTCGAGGGGAATGGCAGGCGCTGGACGCCCGCCTGGTCGGCGCTCGCTCCCTCCAGGCGCTGGCCCAGCTTCAGGAGGAGGCGCTGCCGCCTCCTTACGCGGACTTCTGCCGCCAGTTGGTGGCTTCGGTGGACCGCCTGGTGGCCGAACATTGGGGATCAACCCTGGCGCTGGTCACCAGCGGCGACAACATCGCCACCTTGCTCCGCTACTTCTTCGGCGCCCATCGCCTGGACATCCAGATCGACCACACCAGCCTCAGCGAAGTCAACTACCAGGGCCGACGCTGGCGCCTGGCCTACACCAACCGGTTGGAACATCTGCCCAGGCCGGTGCCCAGGGTGCAGCAGGTCAACGGAGAATCCAAGTCGGATGGGGAACCCATGGAGGATCT
The DNA window shown above is from Litorilinea aerophila and carries:
- a CDS encoding apiosidase-like domain-containing protein codes for the protein MTSTNHPPVRRWAPLELTVDAGVALENPLQAGRLEATFTGPSGQIRRIDGFWDGGTTWRVRFAPDEEGRWHYRLQWQGRPDVAFTPDQGHFDCVAPAGQGLFQRHGPVRLAAHKRHLEHADGTPFFWLADTAWNGPLRATDDEWAYYLQVRTRQRFTAVQWVATQWRAAPDGDRDGRLAFTGRERIAVNPEFFQRLDRRVAAMAQAGLLSVPVLLWAVGGGTNPEVDPGYGLPEDQAILLARYMVARWGAWPVVWILAGDGKYFGDYAARWRRIGRAVFGDGPRAPVAMHCGGQQWPADELRGEPWLDILGYQSGHGDSAETWRWLVEGPPAREWGREPRLFQLNLEPAYENHVAYHSGQPHSAQSVRQAIYWSLLNAPTAGVSYGGHGVWGWDDGSGPPVDHPRSGTPLPWREALEMPAATQMAHLADCFTGLAWTALRPRPDLLVEQPGREDVTRTVLVSASDAGDLVVAYTPQPVTLRLRTAELAAGLAGTWWDPRTGTQHPLDFLPAGEEVALTTPGAGDWLLILQPRE
- a CDS encoding methionine synthase, translating into MQPIPLRTTVIGSYPFPAWLEFASQHLSAFGPADVAEMVDDAVVAAIHDQVQAGLDVITDGEQTRLDFNLSFYGYLDGIEQEQQPARRFGPPAHDQRGKHRIVGELRAPRGLGVVEEFQRLQRLAPSGPTLKASVPGPYTLSGRLIPNERYPDRYAITEALLPIVRRELEALVEAGCQEICVDEPSMSCYAYREDPERFVDIFNRTVAPVVGRCRLSTHLCFGNYKGRAVGPRRYAPMFPAFLKMAVDEIHVEMASREFAEIELIGQIAAERDVAVGIVDVKSYYIETPEDVAERVRLCLRHAPPERLAFAPDCGLSQTARWAARLKLQNLVAGVHQVRQELGV
- the selD gene encoding selenide, water dikinase SelD, which gives rise to MDKERPYLTAMVACAGUASKLPPETLSQVVRQLAGFFPATEYPEILVGLGEPDDAAVYRLDAERALIKTTDFFTPIVDDPWTYGAIAAANAMSDVYAMGGEVIFCLNIAGFPEALSPETVAQIFAGGAAKVREAGAAIAGGHTVTNPEPFYGLSVTGLVHPEQVFRKGGARPGDRLFLTKPLGTGIITTAAKLTGPGEGRAQRLARRAQGKPDLDVRHLDAAIQSMLRLNRAAARAARAAGVRCATDVTGFGLLGHASEMVAAGGPAGPIGLRIRAADVPHLPGVWDYIRAGYLTRASSRNPEAFANQVRFAESVTPAQRTLLWEAETSGGLLLAVPEGQVDTFRAACQEQEQDCWEIGEVVEGDGIHVV
- a CDS encoding enolase C-terminal domain-like protein, which encodes MQITDIILFQVSGRYTGPTFPPGDRQAQQLDIYPEFNQRPAAEPGDTLSAIYVEVQTDQGISGLWGPIQEHQAYHIHRSLRPFLMGRDPLATELLYDQMIRLDRHGRSGLFMTAVSAVDNALWDLKGKAWGQPVYRLLGGPTRPAVPAYASMLGFSVEPEQAAATAREYKAKGFTAQKWFFRYGPGDGEAGKARNLAMAQAVRDAVGPAYTLMFDAFMGWTVSYAVEMVRALEPIRPFWMEEPIPPERVGGLRKIRQAARVPIATGEHVYTRWQTKELLVNQAVDVLQNDPDWTGGITELVKVCALASAFETPVVAHGHSLLAALHVAGAQSPAAVPFVEYLIRAQESKQFFHKPIYRPQDGVVALPELPGLGLVLDEEKVEERTPLSWG
- a CDS encoding SMP-30/gluconolactonase/LRE family protein, with product MSWQFEVLAEPMGLTEGPAWDGSGLLFTNIPNSRIMRYDGETGQISVFRTGTNQANGLMFDRDGRLYACEGGGRRIVRYEPDGGTTVICDNYQGKRLNSPNDLAIDNQGRIWFTDPRYGDYRDDMELDHESVYRLDPQPDGTWSITRMTYDTTAPNGILLSPDNRTLYVAQSKYGEGEKRELRAYPIREDGTLGPYEVLHNFYPHRGIDGMCLDTEGNIIATAGWELSGPGGMIYVFAPNGRVLETHPLPCNRPTNCTFGDADLRTLYVTSIEGHLIRARTPRQGLLLYPPLAR
- a CDS encoding NAD(P)-dependent oxidoreductase, whose amino-acid sequence is MPTPFRIGISADFKTAAPGRLEPALRTLIEPLPHVSYGEFAPTGQDDAGPYVTPADIADFDAVLVLGPRFTAASFSGQDRLAVIARWGVGYDMIDVAACTANDVLLAITVDAVRRPVAEAILTLMLALAKQLPAKDRLVRTGRWDLRGELPALGLRDKTVGSVGLGNIGAEMFRLLAPFGLGRRLAADPYARPEVVAELGVELVDLETLFQESDFIAVNCPLTPETRGLVNARLLSRMKPTAYLINTARGPIVNQDDLVAALEAGQIAGAGLDVFDPEPLPVDHPLTRMENVILSPHSLAWTDELYRDNSLGACENILQVFQGQLPRYTVNREVVQRPGFQAKLQVLKAAWQAAVG
- a CDS encoding carbohydrate kinase family protein, which encodes MFVTVGNITLDLFISGLEKVPAFGGDEFTADNLTFCDEPLTMVLGGNGAISAYVLARLGALATPCGAIGQDQAGDIVAAWLTAAGVDMEGLRRTDEVATATTTVITDRALNRVAFHHPGASHWYAPEALPMRLVAQADVLLVSSYPLLPRWRPDGFAQILRQARRTGTITALDIGPAIGQAAQLEELRPLLPHVNYLLCNGHELAVCTGAKTLKEGVMALLEAGAQHVVVKRGAQGAVLVDRSGSHLVSPGFAVEARFTVGAGDAFNAGLLYGVDKGWTPARALRFANAVAALVVAGARGALGAPSLLQVESFLARHAQGSDR